The following are from one region of the Jatrophihabitans telluris genome:
- a CDS encoding NlpC/P60 family protein, producing the protein MALTRKSRLSRVILGAVVLTGALLAGPLTAGAIPTLQTPAQPKTSADVLSVLDKLAKDNGKLTEQFNQARIDLTNAQKQSDAAAKSLALAQAEVAKDRQALATSLAAQYKGGSFSRTAALMDSASGQAYLDKMQSLSFLADHQKDVATAAVKATEAAKSAQAAADAAVQAAQKQSQTLLARRTTLESEIAKQKQLLATLTAAERAKLAARAAPSRTQLAAVTSVTSVTATGVARAPAAVAVSGSASSAALTAVRAALSQRGKPYVWGAGGPDSYDCSGLTMWAWGQAGVSLPHQSAEQQGMGTPVAQNNLQPGDLVFFGSPAYHVGMYIGNGMMVHAPTTGDVVKISSLAYMSDYSGAVRIG; encoded by the coding sequence GTGGCGTTGACTCGAAAGTCGCGGCTCAGCCGCGTGATCCTGGGTGCTGTCGTCCTTACCGGAGCGCTTCTGGCCGGCCCGCTGACAGCGGGTGCGATACCGACGCTGCAGACGCCTGCCCAGCCCAAGACTTCCGCCGACGTCCTGAGCGTTCTGGACAAGCTGGCCAAGGACAACGGCAAGCTCACCGAACAGTTCAACCAGGCACGGATCGATCTGACCAACGCCCAGAAGCAGTCAGATGCCGCCGCGAAATCCCTCGCCCTCGCGCAGGCCGAGGTCGCCAAGGACCGTCAGGCACTGGCCACGTCGCTTGCCGCTCAGTACAAGGGTGGCAGCTTCAGTCGCACCGCTGCCCTGATGGACAGCGCGTCCGGCCAGGCCTACCTCGACAAGATGCAGTCGCTGAGCTTCCTCGCCGACCACCAGAAGGATGTCGCCACCGCTGCGGTGAAGGCCACCGAGGCCGCGAAGTCCGCACAGGCCGCTGCTGACGCCGCCGTACAGGCTGCGCAGAAGCAGAGTCAGACCCTGCTCGCCCGGCGCACGACGCTCGAATCCGAGATCGCCAAGCAGAAGCAGTTGCTGGCCACGCTCACGGCCGCCGAGCGCGCCAAGCTGGCCGCCAGGGCAGCCCCGAGTCGGACTCAGCTCGCCGCCGTGACCAGCGTGACCAGCGTGACCGCGACGGGTGTGGCCAGGGCGCCTGCCGCTGTGGCCGTTTCCGGCAGCGCCTCCAGCGCGGCCCTCACCGCGGTTCGGGCGGCGCTGTCCCAGCGCGGCAAGCCCTACGTTTGGGGTGCCGGCGGACCTGACAGCTACGACTGCTCGGGGCTGACCATGTGGGCATGGGGCCAGGCCGGCGTCAGCCTGCCGCACCAGTCCGCCGAGCAACAGGGCATGGGGACTCCGGTCGCCCAGAACAACCTCCAGCCCGGAGACCTCGTCTTCTTCGGTTCGCCCGCCTACCACGTCGGCATGTACATCGGTAACGGCATGATGGTCCACGCCCCGACCACGGGCGACGTCGTGAAGATCAGTTCGTTGGCCTACATGAGCGATTACTCCGGCGCGGTCCGTATCGGCTGA